One Solanum lycopersicum chromosome 4, SLM_r2.1 DNA window includes the following coding sequences:
- the LOC101265538 gene encoding outer envelope pore protein 21B, chloroplastic, giving the protein MESSLRYAGDSKSLVIHAKEKFPLNTFTHLQGHAELDTKIGAPTYLCAMIRQYFPDQYASLAVGVQYYRRQKLWYTVRGKKEFPVTANNSVNFHIKGKYDVDEKLLEKKSRVAAEFTWDIMDVKKDQDVRLKVGYEVIEKVPYFQFSENNWTLTVNNIGKWKVRYDL; this is encoded by the exons ATGGAGAGCTCACTTCGTTATGCTGGAGATTCCAAGAGTCTGGTGATTCATGCCAAGGAGAAATTTCCTCTTAACACTTTCACCCATTTGCAG GGTCATGCAGAACTAGACACCAAAATTGGAGCACCAACTTATCTCTGTGCTATGATAAGGCAATACTTTCCTGAT CAATATGCTAGTCTTGCTGTGGGAGTGCAATATTATAGGCGGCAAAAGCTCTGGTATACTGTTCGTGGTAAAAAAGAATTTCCAGTGACGGCAAATAATTCGGTTAACTTTCATATTAAGGGCAAGTACGATGTGGACGAAAAACTTTTGGAG AAAAAGTCGAGAGTTGCTGCTGAATTTACTTGGGATATCATGGATGTGAAAAAAGACCAAGATGTGAGGCTCAAAGTTGGATACGAAGTCATTGAAAAG GTCCCTTACTTTCAGTTTAGTGAAAACAACTGGACTCTCACTGTCAACAATATTGGGAAATGGAAAGTAAGATATGATTTGTGA
- the TMT2 gene encoding monosaccharide-sensing protein 2 (The RefSeq protein has 4 substitutions compared to this genomic sequence) has protein sequence MNGAVLVALAATIGNFLQGWDNATIAGAVVYIKKELTLDASVEGLIVAMSLIGATLVTTCSGSIADSIGRRPMLIMSSMLYFLSGLIMLWSPNVYVLLIARLLDGFGIGLAVTLVPLYISETAPSEIRGSLNTLPQFTGSGGMFLAYCMIFGMSLMTAPSWRLMLGVLSIPSLIYFVLVVLYLPESPRWLVSKGRMVEAKQVLQKLRGIEDVSGEMALLVEGLAVGIEPSIEEYIIGPADELTEDQDLATDKDHIKLYGPEEGLSWVAKPVTGQSSLALVSRQGSMVQQSVPLMDPLVTLFGSVHEKLPDTGSMRSMLFPNFGSMISTMDPHVKDDHWDEESLQREGDDYPSDGGADSDDNLQSPLISRQTTAVETVVPHPHGSTMSVRRHSSLMQGNAGEGVGSMGIGGGWQLAWKWSEREGEDGIKEGGFKRIYLHQEAGPSSRRGSLVSVPGGDIHEDGGFIQAAALVSQPALYFKELMDQHPVGPAMVHPSETASKGPSWAAFLEPGVKRALIVGIGIQILQQFFGINGVMYYTPQILEQAGVGVLLSNFGIASDSASFLISALTNFLMLPSVAIAMRFMDVAGRRSLLLYTIPVLILSLICLVIGNTVNLGSVAHAVVSTICVILYFCFFVTGYGPIPNILCSEIFPTRVRGLCIAICALVFWICDVIVTYTLPVMLNSIGLSGVFGIYAIVCVISWIFVFLRVPETKGMPLEVITEFFAVGARQAAAIAKHE, from the exons ATGAATGGTGCTGTGTTAGTTGCGCTTGCCGCGACAATTGGAAACTTTTTGCAGGGTTGGGATAATGCTACTATTGCTG GAGCTGTTGTTTACATAAAGAAGGAGCTTACTTTGGATGCTTCAGTGGAAGGACTTATTGTTGCGATGTCACTCATTGGAGCCACACTTGTCACAACTTGTTCTGGATCCATAGCTGACAGCATTGGTCGTCGCCCTATGCTTATTATGTCATCCATGCTTTATTTCCTTAGTGGCTTAATAATGTTGTGGTCCCCTAATGTCTATGTCCTGCTTATAGCTAGACTATTAGATGGATTTGGAATTGGCTTAGCGGTTACTCTGGTCCCCCTATATATATCTGAGACTGCTCCATCAGAAATACGAGGGTCACTGAATACTCTTCCACAGTTCACTGGTTCTGGTGGAATGTTCTTGGCCTACTGCATGATTTTCGGAATGTCCTTGATGACAGCGCCGAGTTGGCGATTGATGTTGGGTGTTCTTTCAATTCCTTCTCTTATCTATTTCGTATTAGTTGTACTTTATTTGCCTGAATCTCCTCGATGGCTAGTCAGTAAAGGAAGAATGGTCGAGGCAAAACAAGTTTTGCAGAAATTGCGTGGCATAGAGGATGTTTCAG GGGAGATGGCATTGCTTGTTGAGGGTTTGGCTGTTGGCATTGAACCATCAATAGAAGAGTATATCATTGGTCCAGCTGATGAGCTTACTGAGGATCAGGACCTGGCTACTGACAAAGATCATATCAAGTTGTACGGCCCAGAGGAAGGCCTCTCGTGGGTGGCCAAGCCAGTTACTGGACAGAGTAGTCTAGCTCTTGTGTCCAGGCAAGGGAGCATGGTGCAGCAGAGTGTGCCTCTTATGGATCCTCTTGTGACTCTATTTGGTAGTGTCCATGAGAAGCTCCCTGATACAGGAAGTATGAGAAGCATGCTATTCCCCAATTTCGGAAGCATGATCAGCACCATGGATCCTCATGTCAAAGATGATCACTGGGATGAGGAGAGTCTGCAGAGAGAAGGTGATGATTATCCTTCGGATGGCGGTGCAGATTCTGATGACAATCTACAAAGTCCATTGATATCACGTCAAACAACCGCTGTGGAAACCGTAGTCCCTCATCCCCATGGCAGCACTATGAGCGTGAGGCGGCATAGCAGCCTAATGCAAGGCAATGCTGGAGAGGGTGTAGGCAGCATGGGCATTGGTGGTGGTTGGCAGTTGGCATGGAAATGGTCTGAAAGGGAAGGTGAAGATGGAATTAAAGAAGGAGGCTTCAAAAGGATATATTTGCATCAGGAGGCGGGCCCTAGCTCTCGACGTGGGTCTCTCGTTTCAGTTCCTGGTGGCGATATTCATGAAGATGGTGAATTCATACAAGCTGCGGCTTTGGTAAGTCAGCCTGCACTTTACTCTAAGGAACTTATGGATCAGCATCCTGTGGGACCAGCAATGGTCCATCCATCTGAAACTGCTTCAAAAGGTCCGAGTTGGGCTGCTCTTCTTGAACCAGGAGTCAAGCGAGCGCTCATAGTTGGAATTGGAATTCAAATATTGCAACAG TTCTCTGGTATAAATGGAGTCATGTACTACACTCCTCAAATCCTTGAGCAGGCAGGTGTAGGAGTTCTTCTTTCTAACTTTGGCATCGCATCAGACTCAGCATCCTTCCTCATCAGTGCGTTAACAAACTTCCTGATGCTCCCTTCTGTAGCAATTGCAATGCGGTTCATGGATGTGGCTGGCAGAAG GTCGCTGCTGCTGTACACTATTCCTGTTCTCATACTATCACTCATCTGTCTTGTCATTGGTAACACTGTCAACCTGGGGAGTGTAGCTCATGCAGTCGTTTCTACTATTTGCGTGATTCTCTACTTTTGTTTCTTTGTGACGGGCTATGGACCCATCCCAAATATCCTCTGCTCAGAAATTTTTCCAACTAGGGTTCGTGGTTTGTGCATCGCCATCTGTGCTCTCGTCTTCTGGATATGTGATGTCATTGTGACTTACACACTGCCTGTGATGCTCAACTCGATTGGTTTATCTGGCGTGTTTGGTATTTATGCCATTGTCTGtgtcatttcttggattttcgtctTCTTAAGGGTTCCCGAAACCAAAGGCATGCCCTTAGAAGTCATTACAGAGTTCTTTGCTGTTGGTGCAAGACAAGCTGCTGCTATCGCAAAGCATGAGTAG
- the LOC101265820 gene encoding RING-H2 finger protein ATL80 has product MSNSDPSPSPPSPSATTGIGKVDSDFVVILAALLCALICVLGLVAVARCAWIRRISARATGNSVFSSPPANKGLKKKVLKSLPKFSYSAEHAAKFSECAICLAEFAVGDEIRVLPQCGHGFHVGCIDTWLGSHSSCPSCRQILVVTRCHKCGELPVASSSSSAPVAEPESRLPGNYHVNAFLP; this is encoded by the coding sequence ATGAGTAATTCTGATCCATCACCGTCGCCTCCGTCGCCGTCTGCAACCACCGGGATCGGTAAAGTCGATTCTGACTTCGTCGTCATCCTCGCCGCCCTCCTCTGTGCGCTCATTTGCGTCCTCGGACTTGTCGCTGTTGCTCGCTGCGCCTGGATCCGAAGGATCTCCGCCAGAGCAACCGGAAATTCCGTTTTTTCGTCACCTCCAGCTAATAAAGGTTTGAAGAAGAAGGTTCTCAAGTCGCTTCCGAAGTTCAGTTACTCAGCTGAACACGCCGCGAAATTCTCTGAATGTGCAATTTGTTTAGCGGAATTCGCAGTCGGAGATGAAATCCGAGTGCTACCGCAGTGCGGCCATGGATTTCATGTAGGATGCATCGATACCTGGTTAGGCTCGCACTCGTCCTGTCCTTCTTGCCGACAGATTTTAGTAGTGACGAGATGTCATAAGTGCGGCGAGTTGCCGGTAGCAAGCTCCTCCTCGTCAGCTCCCGTAGCTGAACCGGAAAGCCGATTACCTGGAAATTATCATGTAAATGCATTTCTACCGTAA
- the LOC101264927 gene encoding dolichyl-diphosphooligosaccharide--protein glycosyltransferase subunit 1A — protein MTIRLYLLFSFFVLLAQWSPALSDLVISKVDRKIDLTSQVVRVTANLKIENTGNDPISEVLLPFGDHQAKDLAFLVATTSEGKGKTKTSSSSLPIKLVNPEGMPPSLTWYSVSLPKELAKGQSLNLEVRTAFTHALQPFPEKITQADIQLLVFQESAYYISPYAVNVQSLSVKLPEPKVESYTKLENTKFSGSEIKYGPYENLPPFSFLHIAVHFVSNKPFAVAQELVREIEVSHWGNVQITEHYNLVNAGARSSGEFSRLEYQARPHLRGASSFGHLVAKLPPRAHSIYYRDEIGNISTSNLWGDSSKTLLQIEPRYPMFGGWKTSFTIGYGLPLRDYLFRAEGKRFLNISFGCPIEEVVVENLVVKVVLPEGSKDISVSVPFPVKESRDTKFSNLDMIGRPVVVLEKTNAVHEHNQYFQVYYRFSNLSLLREPMMLISGFFFLFLACIIYMHADLTISKSSPSYLAKLQWDEVQTALQQIQSIMNHCLGIHDKLEASLRDLSRTGDVQACKAARKSADNMLKELLKDLKPSVSFLQSSPLSASLYSKVEDVVAKEKELQEKLIVKHTTVTDSYEKKSGGRDIENRIAPIQQRIRALRQEIDDLLEIIDEI, from the exons ATGACGATTCGtctttatttgttgttttcGTTTTTCGTTTTACTTGCTCAATGGTCGCCTGCACTTTCCGATCTAGTCATCTCCAAAGTTGATCGAAAG ATTGACCTGACCTCTCAAGTAGTGCGTGTGACTGCAAATCTGAAG ATAGAAAATACTGGTAATGATCCAATTTCAGAGGTTCTGTTACCATTTGGAGATCACCAGGCAAAAGATTTAGCATTTTTAGTGGCAACAACCAGTGAAGGGAAAGGGAAAACTAAAACTTCTTCCAGTAGCCTACCTATCAAACTTGTTAACCCTGAAGGCATGCCACCATCATTGACTTGGTATTCTGTCTCCCTACCGAAGGAGCTGGCAAAGGGGCAGAGCCTAAATTTGGAAGTCAGGACTGCATTTACGCATGCACTACAGCCATTTCCTGAGAAAATTACTCAAGCTGATATCCAGCTCCTTGTGTTTCAGGAGAGTGCCTACTATATTTCTCCTTATGCAGTTAATGTCCAATCTCTCAGTGTCAAATTACCCGAACCAAAAGTCGAATCATACACTAAGTTAGAGAACACCAAATTTTCTGGTTCAGAAATTAAATATGGACCTTATGAGAATCTTCCTCCTTTCTCATTCTTGCATATAGCAGTACACTTCGTGAGCAATAAGCCATTCGCAGTTGCCCAGGAGTTAGTGCGAGAGATTGAAGTCTCTCATTGGGGAAATGTTCAGATCACAGAGCATTATAACCTTGTCAATGCTGGTGCCAGAAGCAGTGGGGAGTTTTCAAG GCTAGAGTACCAGGCCCGACCACATCTCAGAGGTGCATCGTCATTCGGACATCTTGTTGCCAAATTGCCTCCAAGAGCCCATTCCATTTATTACAGAGATGAAATTGGCAATATATCAACATCCAATTTATGGGGTGATTCATCAAAG ACATTGTTACAAATTGAACCTAGGTATCCGATGTTTGGTGGCTGGAAAACTTCTTTTACCATTGGCTATGGGCTGCCCCTTAGGGACTATTTGTTCCGTGCAGAGGGGAAACGTTTCTTAAATATATCTTTTGGTTGCCCAATTGAGGAGGTGGTTGTTGAAAACCTTGTTGTGAAG GTTGTACTGCCAGAAGGTTCAAAGGATATTTCTGTCTCGGTCCCTTTTCCTGTCAAAGAGTCAAGAGAC ACGAAATTTTCCAATTTGGATATGATTGGTAGACCAGTGGTTGTTCTTGAAAAGACCAATGCTGTGCATGAGCATAACCAATATTTCCAG GTCTATTACAGGTTCAGCAATCTGTCACTGCTTAGAGAACCAATGATGTTAATTTCTggatttttcttcttattccttGCATGTATCATATATATGCATGCGGACCTAACAATCTCAAAGTCCTCTCCTTCTTATCTTGCAAAACTGCAGTGGGATGAG GTGCAGACTGCTCTTCAGCAGATCCAGAGCATAATGAACCATTGTTTGGGCATTCATGATAAACTTGAAGCATCATTACGAGATCTGTCAAGGACTGGTGATGTGCAAGCATGCAAAGCTGCTCGTAAATCAGCTGATAATATGTTGAAGGAGCTTTTGAAGGATTTAAAGCCTTCAGTCTCCTTTTTGCAGTCTTCTCCGCTGTCTGCTTCATTATATTCTAAG gTTGAGGATGTTGTTGCAAAGGAGAAAGAGCTGCAGGAGAAGCTGATAGTGAAACACACCACAGTTACAGATAGTTATGAAAAGAAGTCTGGTGGTCGAGATATTGAGAACCGTATTGCACCAATCCAGCAAAGAATTAGAGCTTTGAGACAGGAAATTGATGATCTTCTGGAAATAATTGATGAGATATAA
- the FKBP18 gene encoding peptidyl-prolyl cis-trans isomerase FKBP18, chloroplastic isoform X1, with translation MAATLSIQGSCIIRNSSNSSNAHTEQQVKKVFLQLPVSRRSVILISVLPLSLNLVPQPSTARERRNKKNIPLEDYQTTSDGLKYYDILEGKGPVAEKGSTVQVHFDCVYRNITAVSSRESKLLAGNRIISQPYEFQVGAPPGKERKRDFVDNPNGLFSAQAAPKPPKAMYTITEGMKVGGKRTVIVPPEAGYGSRGMNEIPPGATFNLNIELLEVKSSERKQ, from the exons TTCCTCGAATGCCCACACTGAGCAGCAGGTAAAGAAGGTGTTTTTACAGTTACCCGTTTCAAGAAGATCTGTTATTCTCATCTCTGTACTGCCCCTGAGCCTCAATTTGGTTCCTCAACCATCCACGGCTAGAGAGAGGCGCAATAAGAAGAACATCCCTCTTGAAGACTATCAAACTACCT CTGATGGATTGAAATACTATGATATTCTTGAAGGAAAAGGTCCTGTAGCTGAGAAGGGCTCCACTGTACAG GTACATTTTGACTGTGTATATCGTAATATTACTGCGGTTTCAAGTCGAGAATCTAAACTGTTGGCTGGTAATCGGATCATTTCACAG CCTTACGAGTTCCAGGTTGGAGCTCCTCCAGGGAAAGAGCGGAAACGTGATTTTGTGGACAATCCAAATGGTTTATTTTCTGCTCAAGCAGCACCAAAACCTCCAAAGGCAATGTATACAATAACTGAAGGGATGAAAGTTGGAGGAAAG AGGACTGTGATCGTTCCTCCAGAAGCTGGATATGGTTCAAGGGGAATGAATGAAATTCCG CCAGGGGCTACATTCAACCTGAATATTGAACTATTGGAAGTAAAGTCATCAGAACGGAAGCAATAG
- the LOC101266414 gene encoding cysteine protease XCP1, whose product MALFSFTKFSLLVLFSISLLACTSLARDHSIVGYSSDDLTCIDKLINLFDKWMDKHGKIYKSIEEKLHRFEIFKENLKHIDERNKMVTNYWLGLNEFSDLSHDEFKKMYLGLKVDQELLNKREKLSQEEFAYRDFVDLPKSVDWRKKGAVTPVKNQGQCGSCWAFSTVAAVEGINQIKTGNLTSLSEQELIDCDTTYNNGCNGGLMDYAFQFIVSNGGLHKEDDYPYLMEEGTCDEKRDESEVVTIDGYHDVPANDEQSLLKALANQPLSVAIEASTRDFQFYSGGVFDGHCGTDLDHGVSAVGYGSTKGGADYIIVKNSWGPKWGEKGFIRIKRNTAKPQGLCGINKMVSFPLKNK is encoded by the exons ATGGCTCTTTTCTCTTTTACAAAATTTTCACTActtgttttattttcaatttctctcCTGGCCTGCACCTCATTGGCTCGCGATCATTCCATCGTTGGATACTCCTCTGATGACTTGACTTGCATCGATAAGCTCATAAATCTCTTTGATAAATGGATGGATAAACATGGAAAGATTTATAAGAGCATTGAAGAGAAATTACATAGGTTTGAgattttcaaggaaaatttgAAGCATATTGATgaaaggaataaaatggttaccAACTATTGGCTTGGTCTAAATGAGTTCTCTGATTTGAGCCATGATGAGTTTAAGAAAATGTATTTAGGACTGAAAGTTGATCAAGAGTTGCTtaataaaagagagaaattatctCAAGAAGAATTTGCGTATAGAGATTTTGTTGATTTGCCTAAGTCTGTGGATTGGAGGAAAAAAGGTGCTGTTACCCCTGTGAAGAACCAGGGTCAATGTG GGAGTTGTTGGGCATTTTCAACGGTGGCTGCAGTAGAGGGAATTAACCAAATAAAAACAGGGAATTTGACATCCTTGTCTGAACAAGAGTTGATAGACTGTGACACGACTTATAACAATGGTTGCAATGGAGGCCTAATGGATTATGCATTTCAATTCATTGTATCGAATGGCGGTCTTCACAAAGAGGATGATTATCCTTACCTCATGGAAGAAGGCACTTGTGATGAAAAAAGA GATGAGTCGGAGGTGGTTACGATTGATGGTTACCATGATGTGCCAGCCAATGATGAACAAAGTCTATTGAAAGCACTTGCAAACCAACCTTTGAGTGTGGCCATTGAGGCTTCTACTAGAGATTTCCAATTCTATAGTGGG GGTGTGTTTGATGGGCATTGTGGAACAGATTTGGATCATGGAGTGTCAGCAGTAGGATATGGATCCACAAAAGGAGGAGCAGATTACATAATTGTGAAGAATTCATGGGGGCCCAAATGGGGAGAAAAGGGCTTTATTAGGATCAAGAGAAACACAGCCAAACCCCAAGGACTTTGTGGTATTAACAAAATGGTCTCTTTCCCACTCAAAAACAAGTGA
- the FKBP18 gene encoding peptidyl-prolyl cis-trans isomerase FKBP18, chloroplastic isoform X2, with amino-acid sequence MIAFKAADGLKYYDILEGKGPVAEKGSTVQVHFDCVYRNITAVSSRESKLLAGNRIISQPYEFQVGAPPGKERKRDFVDNPNGLFSAQAAPKPPKAMYTITEGMKVGGKRTVIVPPEAGYGSRGMNEIPPGATFNLNIELLEVKSSERKQ; translated from the exons atgATTGCTTTTAAAGCAGCTGATGGATTGAAATACTATGATATTCTTGAAGGAAAAGGTCCTGTAGCTGAGAAGGGCTCCACTGTACAG GTACATTTTGACTGTGTATATCGTAATATTACTGCGGTTTCAAGTCGAGAATCTAAACTGTTGGCTGGTAATCGGATCATTTCACAG CCTTACGAGTTCCAGGTTGGAGCTCCTCCAGGGAAAGAGCGGAAACGTGATTTTGTGGACAATCCAAATGGTTTATTTTCTGCTCAAGCAGCACCAAAACCTCCAAAGGCAATGTATACAATAACTGAAGGGATGAAAGTTGGAGGAAAG AGGACTGTGATCGTTCCTCCAGAAGCTGGATATGGTTCAAGGGGAATGAATGAAATTCCG CCAGGGGCTACATTCAACCTGAATATTGAACTATTGGAAGTAAAGTCATCAGAACGGAAGCAATAG
- the LOC101266717 gene encoding increased DNA methylation 3 codes for MNPNESAKSHAKPDIILTGTAKTCPIGPPLGLVDIGSSDNAYIFRVALPGVRHKCNIQFDIQREGRVRIEGVITESEALKNSLKGYEMKVQQLPSPGPFTISFNLPGPVDPRLCSPQFRTDGILEVIVMKYQIPLVSAEGLPENWYNGSFPAP; via the exons ATGAATCCAAATGAATCTGCAAAGTCTCATGCCAAACCCGATATCATTCTGACTGGGACTGCAAAAACATGTCCAATTGGACCGCCACTTGGTTTGGTTGACATAGGCAGTAGTGataatgcatatatttttcgTGTTGCGCTTCCTGGTGTAAGGCATAAAT GTAATATCCAATTTGACATACAGAGAGAAGGGAGAGTCCGGATAGAAGGTGTGATTACAGAGAGTGAGGCTTTGAAAAACTCACTCAAGGGTTATGAGATGAAAGTTCAGCAGCTTCCTTCCCCTGGGCCTTTTACCATATCGTTCAATTTGCCAGGACCTGTTGATCCCAGATTATGTTCCCCGCAGTTTAGAACCGATGGCATTTTGGAAGTCATTGTGATGAAATATCAGATACCTTTGGTTTCAGCAGAAGGTTTGCCTGAGAATTGGTACAATGGCTCTTTCCCAGCTCCTTGA